Proteins encoded together in one Thermococcus gammatolerans EJ3 window:
- a CDS encoding ABC transporter substrate-binding protein yields the protein MNRKGLSLLLAVLFLSSIAAAPRVSASAGTELVLAVGKWKTLNPLTSSTVYSNVILDKVYEPLIRWDKSGTKVTGALAEKWEFKKEGDNKVLTFHLRKGVKWHDGKEVTAEDVKFTIELFKSNPAKFVNPDTLIINGLQEVKVVDKYTVQLVYNQSAAADKFLEMAFTTLYIVPKHIWEDKNIISDPTASLDKPEQLVGCGPFKVAEIKPGEYVKLQAFKDYYLGKPEVDTAIFKVLTDKNQFAMMVANGELDAGYFYFFGKYLKEFENMVSGDPNVKIYRAASKSTHLLAFNFKKWPYNDLKFRKAIAYALPVDKIVQKYYGTDGAKAGSMGFLGPFFGEYCKYMPKENLYPYDPDKAKEILDELGFKDVNGDGYRETPDGKPFKIYLLTRAPGDSFFRDAIGDEIANYLKDVGIKVDVDKAGDYWDKWGAGSWDMAIVGFVPHKPTDLIWFTSDNPGNRVGFSNKTYDETFEEFQRTGDPALAHKLEEILANNVVFIALYHPIVATPYRVDRYKDWAPNPRFLTLGYWSLLGNPEKPTTTTSSEKSSTTTSSSKTPSSSTSTTKKGEKGLCGPAALVLFAVLPLLKRRR from the coding sequence ATGAACAGAAAGGGGCTTTCGCTACTGCTGGCAGTTTTGTTTTTAAGTAGCATCGCTGCAGCGCCAAGAGTCAGTGCATCAGCGGGAACAGAACTCGTCCTCGCGGTTGGCAAATGGAAAACGCTGAACCCGCTGACATCAAGCACAGTGTACAGTAACGTTATCCTCGACAAGGTGTACGAGCCACTCATAAGGTGGGACAAGAGCGGTACTAAGGTCACGGGTGCGCTCGCGGAGAAGTGGGAGTTCAAGAAAGAGGGGGATAACAAAGTTCTGACGTTCCACCTAAGGAAGGGCGTTAAGTGGCACGACGGCAAGGAGGTAACCGCAGAGGACGTTAAATTCACCATCGAGCTCTTCAAGAGCAACCCCGCAAAGTTCGTGAACCCGGACACGCTCATCATCAACGGCCTTCAGGAAGTCAAGGTAGTTGACAAGTACACGGTTCAGCTTGTCTACAACCAGTCCGCAGCCGCCGACAAGTTCCTTGAGATGGCCTTTACAACGCTCTACATAGTCCCGAAGCACATATGGGAGGACAAGAACATAATCTCCGATCCGACAGCCTCTCTCGACAAGCCAGAGCAGCTGGTAGGTTGTGGCCCGTTCAAGGTCGCTGAGATCAAGCCCGGCGAGTACGTCAAGCTCCAGGCCTTTAAGGACTACTACCTCGGGAAGCCTGAGGTCGACACCGCCATCTTCAAGGTTCTGACCGACAAGAACCAGTTCGCCATGATGGTCGCCAACGGCGAGCTCGACGCGGGCTACTTCTACTTCTTTGGAAAGTACCTCAAAGAGTTCGAAAACATGGTTTCCGGTGATCCAAACGTTAAGATATACCGCGCGGCCTCAAAGTCAACCCACCTTCTGGCGTTTAACTTCAAGAAGTGGCCCTACAACGACCTCAAATTCAGAAAGGCAATAGCCTACGCACTCCCCGTTGACAAGATAGTCCAGAAGTACTACGGAACTGACGGAGCAAAAGCGGGAAGCATGGGCTTCCTCGGCCCGTTCTTCGGCGAGTACTGCAAGTACATGCCCAAGGAGAATCTGTACCCCTACGATCCGGACAAGGCCAAGGAGATACTCGATGAGCTTGGCTTCAAGGACGTTAACGGCGACGGCTACAGAGAAACACCCGACGGAAAGCCCTTCAAGATATACCTCCTCACGAGGGCCCCCGGAGACTCGTTCTTCAGGGACGCGATAGGCGATGAAATAGCGAACTACCTCAAGGACGTCGGCATCAAGGTTGACGTTGACAAGGCCGGCGACTACTGGGACAAGTGGGGAGCAGGCTCGTGGGACATGGCGATAGTTGGTTTCGTCCCGCACAAGCCGACAGACCTCATCTGGTTCACCAGCGACAACCCGGGCAACAGGGTGGGCTTCTCCAACAAGACCTATGACGAAACCTTCGAGGAGTTCCAGAGGACCGGCGATCCGGCCCTGGCCCACAAGCTCGAGGAGATACTCGCCAACAACGTCGTCTTCATAGCCCTCTACCACCCGATAGTCGCAACGCCCTACAGGGTTGACCGCTACAAGGACTGGGCGCCAAACCCGAGGTTCTTAACGCTTGGCTACTGGTCGCTCCTTGGAAACCCGGAGAAGCCAACGACCACAACTTCATCAGAAAAATCCTCCACAACGACGTCATCCTCAAAGACCCCCTCATCATCGACCTCAACCACCAAGAAAGGTGAGAAAGGCCTTTGTGGACCGGCGGCACTGGTGCTCTTTGCTGTGCTTCCGCTGTTGAAGAGGAGAAGGTGA
- a CDS encoding SIS domain-containing protein yields the protein MPMEFNMIRSIRETPQALDSALKILKEWDPPEKGFRRVIFIGCGSSYFSSLAGNHVLLKSSIESHAFPASEFMLHYRELAKGALVVASSRSGKTGEVIEAVKVAREKGATIIGVTCNENSKIEEVSDETIAIPNGEEPNIPATKSFSAITLVLQGIALKLLGREEGLNELMAIQQAVERVLARENEYRSIAESLVSRKAFVHLGSGSGYVVALEGALKFRETLGLPNEVFPALEFRHGPVALLRGPEKPQPIVIAPEGSSTGALKRLIDDLASRNAEPLVFTNSDVFENCVRVPWNGSEELAVIPFIVPIQIVSYYLAVLNNLNPDFPEGLVKVVERF from the coding sequence ATGCCAATGGAGTTCAACATGATAAGGTCGATTAGGGAGACGCCACAGGCACTGGATTCCGCCCTTAAGATCCTCAAGGAATGGGATCCACCGGAGAAGGGATTCCGAAGGGTTATCTTCATCGGCTGCGGCAGTTCCTACTTCTCCTCCCTGGCAGGCAACCACGTTCTCCTGAAAAGTTCCATTGAGAGCCACGCATTTCCGGCCTCGGAGTTCATGCTTCATTACAGAGAGCTTGCAAAAGGCGCACTCGTGGTGGCGTCGTCAAGGTCAGGAAAAACTGGAGAAGTCATCGAGGCCGTAAAGGTTGCCAGGGAGAAAGGCGCAACGATCATCGGGGTAACGTGCAACGAAAACTCGAAGATAGAAGAGGTCTCCGATGAGACAATCGCTATACCGAACGGCGAAGAGCCCAACATACCCGCCACGAAGTCGTTCTCGGCAATAACCCTCGTCCTCCAGGGAATAGCGCTCAAACTGCTGGGAAGGGAGGAGGGCCTCAATGAGCTAATGGCCATACAACAAGCCGTTGAGAGAGTCCTCGCACGGGAGAACGAGTACCGCTCGATAGCAGAGAGTCTGGTCTCCAGGAAGGCCTTCGTCCACCTCGGCTCGGGCTCGGGTTATGTAGTGGCGCTGGAGGGTGCTCTCAAGTTCAGGGAAACCCTCGGCCTTCCCAACGAGGTTTTTCCGGCACTCGAGTTCAGGCACGGACCGGTGGCATTGTTGCGAGGACCAGAGAAGCCTCAGCCCATCGTCATCGCACCGGAAGGTAGTTCAACCGGCGCGCTCAAGAGGCTTATCGACGACCTCGCATCGAGGAACGCAGAGCCGCTTGTTTTCACGAACTCGGATGTTTTCGAGAACTGCGTAAGGGTTCCTTGGAACGGGAGCGAAGAACTCGCTGTGATCCCATTCATAGTTCCAATACAGATAGTTTCCTACTACCTAGCCGTTCTTAACAATCTGAACCCGGATTTCCCCGAAGGGCTAGTTAAGGTCGTAGAAAGATTTTAA
- a CDS encoding glycoside hydrolase family 10 protein gives MYRGTWLHPWDFTGYTIERIAKIGFNHVSMAVRYFEERQDWPGPNIIFQNPGRRAYTAEENAVYWDADGNRYSHLPPYLRPERSREAKGDIVERFVNACEENSLKSVLWFPTLRWEKAVRDDIGVGMKDVYGSHPGYKRMFLCPSNPLVREALELMVEELSEKYDFDEFEFDFIRYPEVPSTHGTPLLSLALSPCFCKYCQERARDYGVDLEEVKRELKELVEWHVDYLSNTPYCTDEDYLQAVHSELARFLLEGDLVKKWIKFRAEVIADLLKDLSKIVRRNNPGAKVTADLYPPSGSWLLGQDYKTISKIVDGVKVMIYTKPFGKSVCRIPYESRLARKLLGKKLLVIGLASWPPMTPEDIEREFRLVLSSPADGVGFYSYGWTPDGNLLTIERLFREVGT, from the coding sequence ATGTACAGGGGCACCTGGCTTCATCCCTGGGACTTCACCGGTTACACCATCGAGAGGATTGCTAAAATCGGCTTTAACCACGTCAGCATGGCTGTTAGATACTTTGAGGAGAGACAGGACTGGCCCGGTCCAAACATAATCTTTCAAAACCCCGGGAGAAGGGCTTACACGGCCGAAGAAAACGCCGTTTACTGGGACGCTGACGGGAATAGGTATTCTCATCTGCCCCCTTACCTGAGACCCGAAAGATCGAGGGAAGCGAAGGGAGACATCGTGGAGAGGTTCGTCAATGCCTGTGAGGAGAACTCCCTAAAGAGCGTCCTCTGGTTTCCCACGCTGAGATGGGAGAAGGCCGTGAGGGACGACATAGGGGTTGGCATGAAGGACGTCTACGGCTCCCACCCCGGCTACAAGCGAATGTTCCTCTGCCCCTCCAACCCCCTCGTGAGGGAAGCGCTCGAACTGATGGTTGAAGAACTCTCCGAAAAGTACGACTTCGACGAGTTTGAGTTTGACTTTATCAGATACCCAGAGGTGCCCTCAACACACGGCACGCCTCTTTTAAGTCTGGCTCTTTCCCCGTGCTTCTGCAAATACTGTCAGGAGAGGGCCAGGGATTACGGGGTTGACCTCGAAGAGGTTAAGCGGGAGCTCAAAGAGCTCGTGGAGTGGCACGTTGATTACCTCTCGAACACGCCTTACTGCACCGATGAGGATTACCTGCAGGCAGTTCACAGCGAGCTTGCTAGGTTTCTCCTTGAGGGTGACCTCGTGAAGAAGTGGATTAAGTTCAGGGCGGAGGTGATAGCCGACCTACTGAAAGACCTCTCCAAGATAGTCAGGAGGAACAATCCGGGGGCGAAGGTAACCGCCGACCTGTATCCTCCATCGGGCTCGTGGCTCCTCGGACAGGATTACAAAACGATCTCCAAAATCGTGGACGGGGTTAAGGTTATGATATACACGAAGCCCTTCGGGAAGTCGGTGTGCAGGATTCCCTACGAGTCGAGGCTCGCGAGGAAGCTTCTCGGCAAAAAGCTCCTCGTCATAGGGCTCGCCTCCTGGCCACCCATGACCCCGGAGGACATCGAAAGGGAGTTCAGGCTCGTCCTCTCTTCTCCCGCCGATGGCGTCGGTTTCTATTCTTACGGGTGGACGCCCGATGGGAACCTTCTTACGATTGAAAGACTCTTCAGGGAGGTGGGAACATGA
- a CDS encoding sugar phosphate isomerase/epimerase family protein gives MKFGINCWSFPKTLPVEEAVKAAGRIGYEGYEVGLSIEDFEAFGKPEFKEKFRKIREVAESCKVEIPSVATGLFWRFNPLTDQEKALKVVEAECEAASELGARLILVVPGSGVPELSYEEHFKRAAEFGRKASEIAEDYGIKIGLENVWNRVFAGPLEFKRLLDEIEEDNVGAYFDAGNTLPHSLPEHWIDVLGDKIFQVHVKDFNLVELKFGIPLSGSVNWTAVREALERIGYDGYVLPEVPPYLGDPLKAAEDSLTSLRKIFG, from the coding sequence ATGAAGTTCGGTATCAACTGCTGGAGTTTTCCGAAGACCCTGCCAGTTGAGGAGGCCGTAAAGGCCGCCGGCAGGATTGGTTACGAGGGCTATGAAGTTGGTCTCTCGATCGAGGATTTTGAAGCCTTTGGCAAGCCCGAGTTCAAGGAGAAGTTCAGAAAGATAAGGGAGGTCGCCGAGAGTTGTAAGGTGGAGATACCGAGCGTTGCAACGGGCCTCTTCTGGAGGTTCAACCCGCTGACGGACCAGGAGAAGGCGTTGAAGGTCGTCGAGGCCGAGTGCGAAGCCGCTTCGGAGCTCGGCGCGAGGCTTATTCTCGTCGTGCCCGGGAGTGGAGTCCCGGAGCTTTCCTACGAGGAGCACTTCAAGAGGGCGGCAGAGTTCGGAAGGAAGGCCTCTGAGATAGCCGAGGACTATGGGATAAAAATCGGCCTCGAAAACGTCTGGAACAGGGTCTTCGCCGGGCCACTGGAGTTCAAGAGACTTCTGGATGAGATAGAGGAGGACAACGTTGGGGCCTACTTTGACGCCGGCAACACCCTGCCCCACTCGCTCCCGGAGCACTGGATAGACGTTTTAGGGGACAAGATCTTCCAGGTTCACGTTAAGGACTTCAACCTCGTGGAGCTCAAGTTTGGAATCCCGCTGAGCGGTAGCGTCAACTGGACGGCCGTTAGGGAGGCCCTAGAAAGGATTGGCTACGATGGCTACGTCCTGCCGGAGGTTCCGCCCTACCTCGGCGACCCGCTCAAAGCGGCTGAAGACTCTCTGACGTCCCTGAGAAAGATATTCGGGTGA
- a CDS encoding Gfo/Idh/MocA family protein: MGMRIALIGAGNMGSLHLKVMKMAGVEIAGVCDVKDEVLRKVKEEYGVPVYKDYQEMLEKESPDGVIIATPPHLHREQAIYALKKGYYVLLEKPMGANLQDARAIYRRARGTNRLMVAFSLRFHGLFMKVKDYLERDLGDILFQWHVALGRTPVNEWIKDSRKSGGMINENAVHVVYYFLWYAGDIKKVYGRCWTLEEDATIEDNAAVTFVHRNGAVSTLMQTWTAQHRWRKWGLQATNGTVTVDGYLGGDYKISTREMRVLEEGNFSEEVELMYLRQLKHFLHCIETGEKPVVNEEDGLKVHRAVQALYRSSRLDRMVPL; this comes from the coding sequence ATGGGTATGAGGATAGCCCTCATCGGAGCGGGCAATATGGGGAGTCTCCACCTCAAGGTCATGAAAATGGCGGGGGTCGAGATAGCAGGGGTCTGTGACGTAAAGGACGAGGTTCTGAGAAAGGTAAAGGAGGAATACGGCGTTCCTGTTTACAAGGACTACCAGGAGATGCTCGAAAAGGAGAGCCCGGACGGGGTTATAATCGCAACACCCCCACACCTCCACAGGGAGCAGGCGATATACGCCCTCAAGAAGGGCTACTACGTTCTCCTCGAGAAGCCGATGGGCGCAAACCTTCAGGACGCGAGGGCCATATACAGGCGCGCGAGGGGCACGAACAGGCTAATGGTGGCGTTCAGCCTCCGCTTCCACGGGCTCTTCATGAAGGTCAAGGACTACCTTGAGAGGGACCTTGGGGACATACTCTTCCAGTGGCACGTGGCTCTCGGCAGGACGCCGGTCAACGAGTGGATAAAGGACTCCCGGAAGAGCGGGGGAATGATAAACGAGAACGCCGTCCACGTTGTCTATTACTTCCTCTGGTACGCGGGCGACATAAAGAAGGTCTACGGAAGGTGCTGGACCCTCGAGGAAGATGCCACTATTGAGGACAACGCCGCGGTCACCTTCGTCCACAGGAACGGCGCGGTCTCGACGCTCATGCAGACTTGGACGGCCCAGCACCGCTGGAGGAAGTGGGGACTTCAGGCAACGAACGGCACAGTGACCGTTGACGGCTACCTCGGCGGGGACTACAAGATATCAACGCGGGAGATGAGGGTTCTCGAGGAGGGGAACTTCAGCGAAGAGGTCGAGCTCATGTACCTCAGACAGCTCAAACACTTCCTCCACTGCATAGAGACCGGAGAAAAGCCCGTTGTCAATGAGGAGGACGGTCTGAAGGTACACAGGGCAGTTCAGGCCCTCTATCGCTCGTCCCGTCTCGACAGGATGGTTCCCCTGTGA
- a CDS encoding Lrp/AsnC family transcriptional regulator: MPDSKDAKYKKELEFYRDILKDYLDEVDLLIWLALRDNGRISDTELAKIANVSVPTARRRRMALEEKGIIRVRGFLVFDRLKLSSADVLVKFRPGFSKETVRDFIARALDEPRIYEISEYIGEYDVLLRFFEKDYKTLKEKIEEFLTENGDIVERYTVLANIYTPKIFSELVDENREE; encoded by the coding sequence TTGCCAGACTCTAAGGACGCCAAGTACAAGAAGGAACTTGAGTTCTATAGGGATATCCTGAAGGACTACCTCGACGAGGTTGACCTTCTCATCTGGCTGGCCCTCCGGGACAACGGCAGAATCTCTGACACCGAGCTTGCGAAGATAGCCAACGTCTCCGTGCCTACTGCAAGAAGGAGGAGGATGGCCCTTGAGGAGAAGGGCATAATCCGCGTGAGGGGCTTTCTGGTCTTTGACAGGCTCAAGCTCTCATCGGCGGACGTGCTCGTAAAGTTCAGGCCGGGTTTTTCCAAGGAGACGGTCAGAGATTTCATAGCGAGGGCCCTCGATGAGCCAAGGATATACGAGATAAGCGAGTACATCGGAGAGTACGACGTCCTCCTCAGGTTCTTTGAAAAGGACTACAAGACCCTCAAGGAGAAGATAGAGGAGTTCCTCACCGAGAACGGGGATATAGTGGAACGCTACACAGTGCTCGCCAATATCTACACGCCCAAAATATTCTCAGAACTCGTCGATGAGAACAGAGAAGAATAA
- the nagA gene encoding N-acetylglucosamine-6-phosphate deacetylase, translating into MRTVLTNARLYTPFDIVEPATVVIENGRVKKVYEGREENGIDLEGKILAPGFVDTHIHGCCGYDTNDGTAESLLRMSESLVRYGVTSFIPTTVTASHEELLRASRAVAEAMKAQERELRGARILGLHLEGPYINVEAKGAQNPAFIRKSDFEEFLEYWRASEGNIREITVAPEVEGALEFIERVTELGVIVQIGHTRATYEETKRGILAGARKATHLFNAMRGFHHREPGTVGACLESEGVYLELICDLIHVSPTAIRLVYRLAGPERVVLITDAISATGLPDGRYELGGLKVVVKDGVCRLEDGTLAGSTLTLDRAIRNLVKIGIPLRDALIMATATPARALGREDIGIIRPGSRADFVVLNEKLEVEETYVAGRRVFEG; encoded by the coding sequence ATGAGAACGGTCTTAACCAACGCGAGGCTTTACACGCCCTTCGACATCGTTGAACCCGCAACGGTCGTCATCGAGAACGGCAGGGTGAAGAAGGTCTACGAGGGAAGGGAAGAGAATGGAATCGACCTCGAGGGGAAAATATTAGCCCCGGGTTTCGTTGACACCCACATCCACGGTTGCTGTGGCTACGACACCAACGACGGAACGGCGGAAAGCCTCCTCAGGATGAGCGAGAGTCTTGTTAGGTACGGCGTAACGTCCTTCATCCCGACGACTGTAACGGCCTCCCACGAGGAACTGCTGAGGGCCAGCAGGGCCGTTGCCGAGGCGATGAAAGCCCAGGAAAGGGAGCTCAGGGGGGCGAGGATACTCGGCCTACACCTGGAGGGGCCATACATAAACGTCGAGGCTAAAGGCGCCCAGAACCCGGCTTTCATACGGAAGTCCGACTTCGAAGAGTTCCTTGAATACTGGAGGGCCTCGGAGGGGAACATAAGGGAGATAACGGTTGCTCCGGAGGTCGAAGGCGCCCTGGAGTTCATAGAGCGGGTCACCGAGCTTGGAGTTATAGTTCAGATAGGACACACCAGGGCAACCTACGAGGAAACGAAGAGGGGAATACTGGCAGGTGCCAGAAAGGCGACCCACCTCTTCAACGCCATGAGGGGCTTCCACCACAGGGAGCCCGGAACGGTGGGTGCCTGCCTCGAGAGCGAGGGCGTTTACCTCGAGCTCATATGCGACCTCATACACGTCTCGCCAACCGCTATAAGGCTCGTTTACAGGCTCGCTGGGCCGGAGAGGGTGGTTCTAATAACCGATGCCATAAGCGCCACGGGCCTGCCCGATGGGCGGTACGAGCTCGGCGGCCTAAAGGTCGTCGTGAAGGACGGCGTCTGCCGCCTTGAGGACGGAACCCTTGCGGGCAGCACCCTAACGCTGGACAGGGCAATCAGGAACCTCGTGAAGATTGGAATACCCCTGAGGGACGCCCTGATCATGGCGACGGCAACACCGGCCAGGGCCCTGGGCAGGGAGGACATCGGCATCATAAGGCCCGGAAGCAGGGCTGACTTCGTCGTTCTAAACGAAAAACTTGAGGTTGAGGAAACCTACGTGGCTGGAAGGAGGGTTTTTGAAGGCTGA
- a CDS encoding SIS domain-containing protein has protein sequence MEMIEKYYSAVLEILERIKREEKENIERAAGLLKETLKSGGIVHVVGAGHSAMLGEELFYRAGGLAPVNPILDTDINVSHGAEKSTAMEDVKGYAEVLLRTAGVREGDIVIVVSTSGVNQFPVEAAVFARELGAKTVGITSVNYSRTLQPRNTYGKRLFEVVDVPIDNKVPRGDAVLEVEGFPMKVAPVSTIANCFIANSMVALAVQELVREGVTPPVWLSAHLPEAKEHNSKLFEKYRGRIKLL, from the coding sequence ATGGAGATGATTGAGAAATACTACTCCGCAGTCCTCGAAATCCTGGAGAGGATAAAGAGGGAGGAGAAAGAGAACATCGAAAGGGCCGCCGGACTGCTCAAAGAAACCCTGAAGAGCGGGGGAATCGTCCACGTCGTTGGCGCGGGGCACTCGGCGATGCTTGGCGAGGAGCTCTTCTACAGGGCAGGCGGATTGGCTCCGGTAAATCCCATCCTCGACACGGACATCAACGTCTCCCACGGGGCAGAGAAGTCGACCGCGATGGAGGACGTCAAGGGTTACGCTGAGGTTCTCCTGAGAACCGCGGGGGTTAGAGAGGGCGATATTGTCATAGTCGTTTCAACCTCGGGCGTTAACCAGTTCCCGGTGGAGGCGGCGGTCTTCGCGAGGGAGCTCGGTGCCAAGACTGTGGGAATAACCTCCGTGAACTATTCCAGAACGCTCCAGCCGAGGAACACCTACGGGAAGAGGCTCTTCGAGGTCGTTGACGTCCCTATAGACAACAAAGTTCCAAGGGGAGACGCCGTTCTCGAAGTCGAGGGCTTTCCGATGAAAGTTGCTCCAGTTTCTACTATAGCGAACTGCTTCATAGCGAACTCGATGGTTGCTTTAGCAGTTCAGGAGCTCGTCAGGGAGGGGGTAACACCGCCGGTCTGGCTGAGCGCCCACCTTCCCGAGGCTAAGGAGCACAATTCAAAGCTTTTTGAGAAATACAGGGGCAGGATAAAGCTCCTGTGA
- a CDS encoding GNAT family N-acetyltransferase, with amino-acid sequence MIRTAGEEDIPGIVKLMNECFRTYRSWGLNEEKFREWLRSDPGVSLDGTYLHIEGDKIAAMVQVVEREIKVEREFFRTAGIANVCTGPEFRGRGLARELLEHALVDSLERGYELSALLAGYGEIAHSLYRKLGFRDVYFTRYGIMVQDELKKLPEAEGVRYATEEDAEGMLKLYERRIRELDGVVKRNLDYFIEKLIRRTFWHTFFYSEEKGALVFDDGKIRGYALVMRGTLPGQGIVREILFDDSETAYSLLSASASVLRAKSLKIFAPEDELELLGVETFKEPEVYMFKPLRGELPPMEKPYIFYSDRW; translated from the coding sequence ATGATAAGAACCGCCGGGGAAGAGGACATACCCGGGATAGTGAAGCTCATGAACGAGTGCTTCAGGACGTACAGGAGCTGGGGTCTTAACGAGGAGAAGTTCCGCGAGTGGCTGAGGAGCGACCCGGGAGTTAGTCTCGATGGCACATACCTCCACATCGAAGGCGATAAGATAGCGGCTATGGTTCAGGTCGTTGAGAGGGAAATCAAAGTCGAGCGAGAATTTTTCAGAACTGCCGGAATAGCGAACGTGTGCACGGGCCCTGAATTCAGGGGGAGGGGCCTCGCCAGGGAACTCTTAGAGCACGCCCTCGTGGATTCCCTTGAGAGGGGATACGAGCTCTCGGCGCTCTTAGCTGGATACGGGGAGATTGCCCACTCCCTCTACAGGAAGCTGGGGTTCAGGGATGTCTACTTCACCCGCTACGGTATAATGGTTCAAGACGAGCTGAAGAAACTGCCGGAGGCTGAAGGCGTTAGATACGCAACGGAAGAAGACGCCGAGGGGATGCTGAAGCTCTACGAGAGAAGAATCCGAGAGCTCGACGGCGTCGTCAAGAGGAACTTAGACTACTTCATCGAAAAGCTCATCAGGAGGACTTTCTGGCACACCTTCTTCTACTCAGAAGAGAAAGGAGCGCTCGTCTTTGATGACGGGAAAATCAGAGGCTACGCCCTCGTGATGAGGGGAACCCTACCAGGACAGGGAATCGTTAGAGAAATCCTCTTCGACGACTCGGAGACGGCCTACTCACTGCTCTCCGCCTCGGCGTCCGTTTTAAGGGCCAAGAGCCTAAAGATATTCGCACCGGAAGACGAGCTGGAACTTTTAGGCGTTGAAACCTTCAAGGAGCCCGAGGTTTACATGTTCAAACCCCTGAGGGGTGAGCTTCCCCCTATGGAGAAACCATACATCTTCTACTCCGACAGGTGGTGA
- a CDS encoding M14 family zinc carboxypeptidase, whose protein sequence is MVNPLFRLIPYEEVSRAVETSGWEYEVVGKSASGRNLYHVKMGKGKVRLLIVAGIHGTEPAPVNASVVLLNLLKERYPLGYNFERLKNVEVHLIPLANPDGFQLNYELFKKKDFEPHWSHVWEEARRNANGVDLNRDWMRLSQPETRAIHRVINEVDPHLVLDLHEFYARGGCPPKWADETEGFLSTLTDTPYNWVNEAIRLVSEKVAKEIARSLPWKPKMRHFMAEAHEFPIVPNNVLGSHVPFEGSAKVLVESWGTGLGNYLLPDRVGIHLNAILTAIEFMEENPERFIEMKKEWRREETKVGREYREFRVSGRELERAKEVLSLHGIEFEEREDELIVKMPQGRSRIAILLLDREHWYNQELRKRWKGPHTLDKFFDVNVEAVR, encoded by the coding sequence ATGGTAAACCCGCTTTTCAGACTCATTCCCTACGAGGAGGTCTCGCGAGCGGTAGAAACCTCGGGCTGGGAGTACGAAGTCGTCGGAAAGAGTGCCTCCGGAAGGAACCTCTACCACGTGAAGATGGGAAAGGGGAAGGTGAGGCTCCTCATAGTTGCGGGAATACATGGCACCGAACCAGCGCCGGTGAACGCCTCGGTTGTGCTCTTGAACCTCCTCAAGGAGAGGTACCCCCTCGGCTACAACTTTGAGAGGCTGAAAAACGTCGAGGTTCACCTAATCCCCCTGGCAAACCCCGACGGCTTTCAGCTCAACTACGAGCTCTTCAAGAAGAAGGACTTCGAACCCCACTGGAGCCACGTCTGGGAAGAGGCGAGGAGGAACGCCAACGGCGTTGACCTGAACAGGGACTGGATGAGGCTGAGCCAGCCGGAGACGAGGGCAATACACAGGGTAATCAACGAGGTTGACCCACACCTAGTCCTTGACCTCCACGAGTTCTACGCGAGAGGCGGCTGTCCCCCGAAGTGGGCCGACGAAACAGAGGGGTTCCTCTCAACGCTCACCGACACGCCCTACAACTGGGTCAACGAGGCAATAAGGCTCGTCTCGGAGAAGGTGGCCAAGGAGATAGCGAGGTCTCTCCCTTGGAAGCCGAAGATGAGGCACTTCATGGCCGAGGCGCACGAATTCCCGATAGTTCCGAACAACGTTCTCGGCTCCCACGTCCCCTTCGAGGGCTCGGCAAAAGTTCTCGTCGAGAGCTGGGGCACCGGACTTGGAAACTACCTCCTCCCGGATAGGGTGGGCATTCACCTCAACGCGATTCTCACTGCCATAGAGTTCATGGAGGAGAACCCGGAAAGGTTCATCGAGATGAAGAAGGAGTGGAGGAGGGAGGAAACCAAGGTTGGAAGGGAGTACAGGGAGTTCCGCGTTTCTGGAAGGGAGCTCGAGAGGGCGAAGGAAGTTCTGTCACTGCACGGTATAGAGTTCGAGGAGAGAGAGGATGAGCTCATAGTGAAGATGCCCCAGGGTAGGAGCAGGATTGCGATTCTCCTCCTCGACAGGGAGCACTGGTATAACCAAGAGCTGAGGAAGAGGTGGAAGGGGCCGCACACCCTCGACAAGTTCTTCGACGTCAATGTGGAAGCCGTAAGGTGA